The segment TTCCCGCCGCCACCCCAGCCACCGCCGTTGTTGCCGCCACCGCCGCCATTCCAGCCGCCGCCGTTGTTGCCGCCGTTGTTCTCGAACTCGCCGCGAACGCCCTGGCAAACCAGCAGGCCGTTGTCGTTACCGATGTCGCTGGACGAACAGGGGGCCAGCTCGATCGACGTCGACCGCGTCTGGCCCCGCGTGTCCCGGCAGTCGGCATACAGCCGACCCTGATTCACATAGGCCCCGGAACAGGACTGGGCATAGCTGCCGCGCGGCGCGCCCCGCGCCTGGGCCTCGGCCGCGTCGGGAACCGACGCGAAGCCGACCGTCGCAAGGACGGCACCGGCAGCGATGAAAGCGGGTGTCTTCATGATTTTCTTCCTCCAGGGGGGATGCCTCTCGCATCCGGTGAGCCATTGTTTTCCAGTCCGGATGAACCGTTGCTGTATAGCACTGCATGACGTCGTTTTCTTTTCGCGCGAAACGGCCTATATCGCCAGCATCAGGCGCCCGGTCGAAAGGCCGGGCGCCGTCGTATCCGGAGCCCGGGATCGCCGGGCCCTCGCACACTTTCGGGACCACCACCCATGACCGACATCCTGATGCCCAAGGCGACCGCCGTCTGGCTGGTCGACAACACTTCGCTGACGTTCGAACAGATCGCCGCCTTCTGTGGCCTGCACCCCCTCGAAGTGCGCGGCATCGCCGACGGCGACGTGGCCCGCGACATCCGGGGCGTCGATCCGATCACGGGCGGTCAACTGACCCGCGAGGAACTGGACAGGGCCCAGGCCGACGAAAGCTATCGGATGACCGCGATCGTCAGCCGTCACGCCGAACTGCTGAAGACCAACAAGCCCGCGCCGAAATATACGCCGGTCTCGCGTCGTCAGGACCGGCCGGACGCCATCAGCTGGTTCGTCAAGAATCACCCCGAGGTGA is part of the Brevundimonas sp. AJA228-03 genome and harbors:
- a CDS encoding beta/gamma crystallin-related protein, translated to MKTPAFIAAGAVLATVGFASVPDAAEAQARGAPRGSYAQSCSGAYVNQGRLYADCRDTRGQTRSTSIELAPCSSSDIGNDNGLLVCQGVRGEFENNGGNNGGGWNGGGGGNNGGGWGGGGNNGGGWNGGNNGGGWNGGNNGGRNSITVFADRDYRGAFQTFRGEQYNLSNTDFNDQISSIQLNGPWEVCSDSGFRGYCQVIEGNVRNLNTTGLNDRISSMRPLRGGGRY
- a CDS encoding DUF1013 domain-containing protein produces the protein MTDILMPKATAVWLVDNTSLTFEQIAAFCGLHPLEVRGIADGDVARDIRGVDPITGGQLTREELDRAQADESYRMTAIVSRHAELLKTNKPAPKYTPVSRRQDRPDAISWFVKNHPEVTDAQIAKLLGTTKSTIDSVRNRTHWNSPNIKPVDPVTLGLVGQLVLDDLISKAAEKKNRDDAKKGGPALEPIASEPVEPEFVPEERERRTAEPTAASVFGNRE